From Yersinia hibernica, a single genomic window includes:
- the speG gene encoding spermidine N1-acetyltransferase: protein MSSTSSVRLRPLERDDLPFVHQLDNNASVMRYWFEEPYEAFVELSDLYDKHIHDQSERRFIIESQGTKAGLVELVEINHIHRRAEFQIIIDPAHQGKGYAGSAARLAMEYGFSVLNLYKLYLIVDKENEKAIHIYSKLGFELEGELKQEFFINGEYRTAIRMCIFQPQYLAKYKTPSIKSA, encoded by the coding sequence ATGTCTAGCACTAGCAGCGTCCGGTTACGTCCACTGGAACGGGATGATCTGCCGTTTGTTCATCAACTAGATAATAATGCCAGCGTCATGCGCTATTGGTTTGAAGAGCCTTACGAGGCCTTTGTCGAGCTGTCTGATTTATATGATAAGCATATTCATGATCAGAGCGAGCGACGCTTTATTATTGAAAGTCAGGGTACGAAAGCGGGCCTGGTCGAGTTAGTGGAAATTAACCATATTCACCGCCGTGCTGAATTTCAGATTATTATCGACCCAGCCCATCAAGGCAAAGGTTATGCCGGTTCAGCCGCCAGATTGGCAATGGAATACGGTTTTTCCGTATTGAACTTGTATAAACTGTATTTGATTGTGGATAAAGAAAATGAAAAAGCTATTCATATCTACAGCAAATTAGGTTTTGAGTTAGAGGGTGAGTTAAAACAAGAGTTCTTTATCAATGGCGAATATCGCACTGCCATCCGCATGTGTATTTTCCAGCCACAATATTTGGCCAAATATAAAACGCCATCGATAAAGAGTGCTTAG
- the pstB gene encoding phosphate ABC transporter ATP-binding protein PstB: MGLLMPDALPLFDVQQLTHEQTALAVEKLNLFYGDKQVLHDISFNVPKHRVTALIGPSGCGKSTLLRCFNRMNDLLDNCRFEGQIRLGSEVITDKSTDVAALRRRVGMVFQRPNPFPKSIYENVVYGLRLQGIGDRRVLDDAVERSLRAAALWHEVKDRLRENAFRLSSGQQQRLVIARAIAIEPQVLLLDEPTSALDPISTLTIEELITELKQRYTVVLVTHNMQQAARVSDYTAFIHQGALVEYNDTDALFTSPHQRRTEDYITGRYG, translated from the coding sequence ATGGGATTGTTGATGCCGGATGCGCTGCCACTGTTTGATGTGCAGCAACTGACTCACGAGCAAACTGCCTTGGCGGTCGAAAAGCTCAATTTATTCTACGGCGACAAACAGGTGCTGCACGATATTTCCTTTAATGTGCCCAAGCACCGTGTTACCGCGTTGATTGGCCCTTCCGGTTGTGGCAAATCAACGTTATTACGCTGTTTTAACCGGATGAATGATTTACTGGATAACTGCCGTTTTGAAGGGCAGATCCGTCTTGGTAGCGAAGTTATCACGGATAAATCCACTGATGTTGCGGCATTGCGTCGGCGGGTTGGGATGGTGTTCCAGCGGCCAAATCCCTTCCCAAAATCTATTTATGAGAATGTGGTCTATGGCCTGCGTTTGCAGGGCATTGGTGATAGGCGGGTTCTCGATGATGCCGTTGAGCGCTCATTACGGGCCGCTGCTTTGTGGCATGAAGTCAAAGACCGGCTGCGCGAAAACGCGTTTCGCCTCTCCAGTGGTCAGCAACAGCGCTTAGTGATAGCCAGAGCCATCGCGATTGAGCCACAAGTGCTGTTGCTGGATGAGCCGACATCGGCATTGGATCCTATTTCGACATTGACAATTGAAGAGCTTATTACTGAATTAAAACAGCGATATACCGTAGTGCTAGTGACCCATAATATGCAGCAGGCCGCAAGAGTTTCAGATTACACCGCTTTTATCCATCAGGGGGCGCTGGTGGAATATAATGATACCGACGCACTGTTTACTTCGCCACATCAGCGGCGTACGGAAGACTATATTACTGGGCGCTACGGTTGA